One window of Mangrovibacterium diazotrophicum genomic DNA carries:
- a CDS encoding enoyl-ACP reductase FabI, with amino-acid sequence MAYNLLKGKRGIIFGALNADSIAWKVAERAYEEGATFTLTNTSVALRMGDTAQLAEKTNSTLIAADATNVADLENLVEESMKVLGGKIDFVLHSIGMSPNVRKGRHYSDLDYNYLDKTLDISAISFHKVLQVCRQKDAINEWGSVVALSYVAAQRTFYGYNDMADAKALLESIARSFGYIYGRERNVRVNTVSQSPTRTTAGSGVKGIDRLLDFGDRMSPLGNATGDECADYCITLFSDLTKKVTMQNLFHDGGFSSMGMSMRALEQYEKGLDCDCDCGPAETEHKYD; translated from the coding sequence ATGGCTTATAATTTACTAAAAGGTAAAAGAGGGATTATTTTCGGTGCCCTGAATGCTGATTCAATTGCTTGGAAAGTTGCAGAGCGCGCCTATGAAGAAGGAGCTACCTTCACATTAACGAATACATCCGTTGCCCTGCGTATGGGAGATACAGCTCAGCTCGCTGAGAAAACAAACTCGACATTGATCGCGGCCGATGCTACCAACGTAGCCGACCTGGAAAACCTGGTTGAAGAGTCGATGAAAGTGTTGGGCGGAAAAATCGATTTTGTGTTGCACTCAATTGGTATGTCTCCGAACGTGCGCAAAGGTCGTCATTACAGCGACCTCGACTACAACTACCTGGATAAAACACTGGACATTTCAGCAATTTCATTCCATAAAGTATTGCAGGTTTGTCGTCAAAAAGACGCCATCAACGAATGGGGATCTGTGGTAGCTTTATCGTATGTTGCTGCACAGCGTACATTCTATGGTTATAACGACATGGCTGATGCCAAAGCGTTGTTGGAGTCAATTGCCCGTAGCTTCGGTTACATCTACGGCCGCGAGCGCAACGTGCGTGTGAACACGGTTTCACAGTCACCAACTCGCACAACTGCCGGTAGTGGTGTAAAAGGTATCGACCGTTTGCTGGACTTCGGCGATCGTATGTCTCCGCTTGGTAATGCAACAGGCGACGAGTGTGCAGACTACTGCATCACTTTGTTCTCTGACCTGACCAAAAAAGTGACTATGCAGAACTTGTTCCACGATGGTGGTTTCTCATCAATGGGTATGAGCATGCGTGCACTGGAACAGTACGAAAAAGGTTTGGATTGCGATTGTGATTGCGGTCCTGCTGAAACAGAACACAAATACGACTAA